One stretch of Leptospira bourretii DNA includes these proteins:
- a CDS encoding DUF1993 domain-containing protein: MNQSVIYEISVQSFKRGLGNLIKILEKAEIHSETKKFPFENLLNSRLFPDQFQLTKQIQIACDTAKLCVARITGKEAPVHEDSEKNLNELKIRIQSVIQYLDTYKEEDFKSVNDIKVSQPRWEGKYLTGFEYLTHHAIPNFYFHITTAYAILRHNGVEIGKKDYLGEMPFKK, encoded by the coding sequence ATGAATCAATCCGTTATTTATGAAATCTCCGTCCAATCATTCAAAAGAGGACTTGGGAATTTAATTAAAATTTTAGAAAAAGCAGAAATCCATTCTGAAACAAAGAAGTTCCCTTTTGAAAATTTGCTAAACTCACGACTCTTTCCGGATCAATTCCAGTTAACCAAACAAATCCAAATTGCTTGCGATACCGCCAAACTTTGTGTCGCTCGTATCACAGGAAAAGAAGCTCCTGTTCATGAAGATTCAGAAAAAAATCTAAATGAACTCAAAATAAGAATCCAATCCGTGATCCAATACTTAGATACTTATAAAGAAGAAGATTTTAAATCAGTAAATGATATCAAAGTTTCGCAACCAAGATGGGAAGGAAAATATTTAACAGGGTTCGAATATTTGACTCACCATGCAATTCCCAATTTTTATTTTCATATAACAACTGCCTATGCGATTCTCAGGCATAATGGTGTGGAGATAGGGAAAAAAGATTATTTGGGTGAGATGCCATTTAAGAAATAG
- a CDS encoding DUF1761 domain-containing protein, whose translation MLQILFNLNWIAIGLAFLVYFFLGYVWFTVLFAKPYRISLGKENETTEPLTPIFIIGPGICTLFNLVTTAVLFSALQINQMADALQWGSFIGIGYLAANTFNIAINPNIPKPILYGIISSAYHLVGINIASFLLIQNF comes from the coding sequence ATGTTACAAATTTTATTCAATTTGAATTGGATTGCTATCGGATTGGCATTCCTTGTCTATTTTTTTCTAGGTTACGTTTGGTTTACTGTTCTGTTTGCAAAACCATATAGAATTTCTCTCGGAAAAGAAAACGAAACAACAGAACCTCTCACGCCAATATTTATCATTGGCCCCGGAATTTGTACTCTATTCAATCTAGTCACCACAGCAGTTTTGTTCTCCGCATTGCAAATCAACCAAATGGCCGATGCGCTCCAATGGGGATCTTTCATTGGAATTGGATATTTAGCTGCCAATACGTTTAATATCGCTATCAATCCAAACATTCCGAAACCCATTCTATATGGTATCATTTCCAGCGCCTATCACCTAGTGGGAATCAATATCGCCTCTTTTCTACTCATCCAAAACTTCTAA
- a CDS encoding helix-turn-helix transcriptional regulator, with product MVPTVFEYKPRLQLSPYIESYLLIQCEESFIKSIIPHYSFVLTIKLKGNHHYRIHSDSKSLPIISLSGLRKTVKHNTLSKGAEILIVKFQPWGAFSFFNMSMKELNEVGISGYDLWNQSDLNEMYSQLLETKDNHSKIDHVEKFLLKMIQKQIIDKRILEAISQMNLSQGKIKINDIASVLNLSIDTFEKKFREVIGSTPKQFSSIIRMNSVIQEIRKYNSLTRLAYDFGYFDQSHFIREFKSFTGKTPTEFLT from the coding sequence ATGGTGCCAACTGTTTTTGAATACAAACCTCGACTACAACTCAGTCCTTATATAGAAAGTTATCTCCTCATCCAATGTGAGGAAAGTTTTATTAAATCTATCATTCCGCACTATTCGTTTGTTTTGACCATCAAACTCAAAGGGAATCATCACTACCGAATCCATTCGGATTCTAAAAGTTTACCGATTATCTCTTTGTCGGGTTTACGTAAAACAGTAAAACATAATACACTTTCGAAAGGAGCAGAAATTTTGATTGTTAAGTTCCAACCATGGGGTGCTTTTTCTTTTTTCAATATGTCTATGAAGGAATTGAATGAGGTTGGGATTTCTGGATATGATTTATGGAATCAATCAGATTTAAATGAGATGTATTCACAATTATTGGAAACAAAGGACAATCATTCGAAGATAGATCATGTTGAGAAATTTTTATTAAAAATGATCCAAAAACAAATCATTGATAAACGTATTTTGGAAGCGATTTCGCAAATGAACCTGTCGCAAGGAAAAATCAAAATCAATGACATTGCCTCCGTTTTGAATTTAAGTATCGATACCTTTGAAAAGAAGTTTCGAGAAGTGATAGGAAGTACTCCCAAACAATTTTCTTCCATCATAAGAATGAATTCCGTAATTCAAGAAATTCGAAAATATAATTCGCTCACAAGACTTGCTTATGATTTTGGATATTTTGACCAATCACATTTCATAAGAGAATTCAAATCATTCACAGGCAAAACACCCACAGAATTTTTGACTTAA
- a CDS encoding chitobiase/beta-hexosaminidase C-terminal domain-containing protein codes for MLKWLPVMRKKLTLFSFLLISYSHCIGILSGGGNQTDFSPFAFLFGLVGGSPASAQNLTPGTTVDLSGDGKPDGTLVDSDGDGVSDGINLTGGTTPNLILIDTNGDGTPNDTSIVTILSDTTPPTITSSLLTGTFSTTQTTTLTCSDNKAPGSIVYTLDASTPSFSPKQGTIIAKSSQAVSLSTEGSHTLQALCRDLAGNLSAPISIVYTIDTKIPALTLVSQSSAAISASAGAISSSTATWRSDRSGSFTVREGSSCDSGTIATTGSVTANVDQGFVRSHTHFTGEGTKTYRICVTASNGLTGFVSVSLQRDDTAPVVTASPGAGSYGVATSVSLSCTDTGGSGCDQIAYAVQAGSAPTNPAIQGTTGTVSSGTLYTAALAMTDGAVTYTKFVARDKAGNVSSVSSQNYTVDTQVATITVNSHTAAINGSSNVSFSWQSSKVGTYQIRLGGSSCSTGTALTNTGSNANVSGNAASTTDISSTIANSHFVEGDNTIRICVTNLVGSFGSTTRTTSKDTTAPIVTMASPSGSGPFASGTQLQLSCSDTGGSGCDKIIYTLNGTEPTFDGNGAVTNGTVYSSPVALSNGSNQVKYLARDLAGNLSNAGNQSFQVGPPNAPAFIEAQAGGTTAVVQWWPVTGATSYTVYYSTSPGVTTSSNSFGPVTDPYATITGLNSGTLYYFRVVVNNALGSSAVSMFEAMAITTTTPPGTSISETYFDLSAGQATNSGLSPSAVVDTRNGKLLAVTQNGAINNISSLFRCNLDGSNCSHTDISAGQGTNSGLSPSAAVDTINGKLLVITQNGTNNGKPSLFRCNLDGSNCSYTDISTGQGTNSGNTPSTAIDTINAKLLVITQNGANNGKPSLFRCNLDGSNCSHTDISAGQGTNSGVNPSAVIDPLNGKLLIATQNSNKLALFVR; via the coding sequence ATGTTAAAATGGCTTCCTGTTATGCGAAAAAAACTAACCCTATTCTCCTTTTTATTGATTTCCTATTCTCATTGTATTGGAATTCTTTCCGGCGGTGGCAACCAAACAGACTTTAGTCCCTTTGCTTTTCTATTTGGCCTTGTTGGCGGATCACCTGCCTCTGCCCAAAATCTAACCCCAGGAACCACCGTAGATCTGTCAGGTGATGGAAAACCAGATGGAACCCTAGTCGATTCGGATGGAGATGGTGTTTCCGATGGAATCAATCTTACCGGTGGAACCACTCCCAATCTAATCCTCATCGATACCAATGGGGATGGAACGCCGAATGACACCTCTATTGTTACCATCCTTAGTGATACCACTCCGCCAACCATCACCAGTTCCTTGTTAACCGGAACTTTCTCCACCACACAGACCACAACTCTCACATGTTCGGACAACAAAGCACCTGGATCCATTGTTTATACCTTGGATGCCTCGACTCCTAGTTTCTCACCAAAACAAGGAACCATCATTGCAAAGTCTTCCCAAGCTGTTTCTTTATCCACAGAAGGATCCCATACCCTCCAAGCCCTCTGTCGCGACTTAGCAGGAAATCTTTCAGCACCCATTAGCATTGTCTATACGATTGATACCAAAATTCCTGCGTTGACACTTGTGAGTCAATCTTCGGCAGCCATCAGTGCGAGTGCTGGTGCAATCTCCAGTTCCACAGCTACTTGGAGGTCGGACAGGTCAGGTTCTTTTACAGTCCGCGAAGGAAGCTCTTGTGATTCAGGAACCATTGCCACTACCGGATCAGTTACGGCAAATGTAGACCAAGGTTTTGTTCGTTCTCATACTCACTTTACTGGTGAAGGTACAAAGACTTACCGCATTTGTGTCACTGCTTCCAATGGACTGACTGGATTTGTTTCTGTGAGTTTACAAAGAGATGATACTGCACCAGTGGTCACAGCATCTCCTGGTGCGGGAAGTTATGGGGTAGCCACTTCGGTTTCTCTATCTTGTACGGACACTGGTGGTTCTGGATGTGATCAGATTGCCTATGCCGTCCAAGCTGGCTCAGCACCAACAAATCCAGCCATCCAAGGGACAACGGGAACCGTTAGTAGTGGAACTTTATACACGGCAGCCCTTGCCATGACCGATGGTGCCGTCACCTATACGAAGTTTGTGGCTCGTGACAAAGCAGGAAATGTTTCTAGTGTGAGTTCACAAAACTATACCGTGGACACACAAGTGGCCACCATCACTGTAAATTCCCACACGGCGGCCATCAATGGATCATCCAATGTATCATTCAGTTGGCAGAGTTCCAAAGTCGGAACTTACCAAATCCGTTTGGGTGGAAGTAGTTGTTCTACTGGAACGGCTCTTACCAATACAGGAAGTAATGCAAATGTATCTGGAAATGCAGCCTCCACAACAGACATCAGTTCGACGATAGCCAACTCACATTTTGTAGAAGGGGACAATACCATCCGCATTTGTGTGACAAACCTTGTAGGTAGTTTTGGATCCACCACTCGTACCACAAGTAAAGACACAACGGCTCCCATCGTTACAATGGCCTCTCCTTCTGGATCAGGACCATTTGCTTCCGGAACCCAACTCCAACTTAGTTGTTCTGACACTGGTGGATCTGGTTGTGATAAAATCATTTATACATTGAACGGCACAGAACCCACGTTTGATGGAAATGGTGCTGTGACCAATGGAACGGTTTATTCTTCTCCTGTGGCCCTTTCCAATGGTAGCAACCAAGTGAAATACTTGGCTCGTGACTTGGCAGGAAACTTAAGCAACGCTGGGAACCAAAGTTTCCAGGTAGGTCCACCCAATGCTCCTGCTTTTATAGAAGCACAAGCAGGCGGAACCACTGCCGTTGTGCAGTGGTGGCCGGTAACAGGCGCTACATCGTACACTGTGTACTATAGTACAAGTCCAGGGGTGACAACTTCATCGAATAGTTTTGGACCAGTAACAGATCCTTATGCAACGATTACAGGGCTTAACAGTGGGACTTTGTATTACTTTCGAGTGGTGGTGAACAATGCGTTGGGTAGTAGTGCTGTCTCGATGTTTGAAGCGATGGCTATAACAACGACTACACCTCCTGGGACGAGTATCTCAGAGACTTACTTTGATTTATCGGCCGGCCAGGCAACCAATTCAGGTTTATCCCCTTCCGCGGTAGTTGATACTCGCAATGGCAAGTTATTAGCGGTGACTCAAAATGGTGCTATTAATAATATATCTAGCCTATTCCGATGCAATCTAGATGGATCTAATTGTTCCCATACTGATATTTCAGCGGGACAAGGAACTAATTCAGGTCTTTCCCCTTCCGCAGCAGTCGATACTATCAATGGAAAGTTATTAGTAATTACTCAAAATGGCACTAATAATGGTAAACCAAGCCTATTTCGATGCAATCTAGATGGATCTAATTGTTCCTATACTGATATTTCGACGGGACAAGGGACTAATTCAGGCAATACTCCTTCTACAGCTATTGACACTATCAATGCCAAATTATTAGTAATAACTCAAAATGGCGCTAATAATGGTAAACCAAGCCTATTTCGATGCAATCTAGATGGATCCAATTGTTCCCATACTGATATTTCAGCGGGACAAGGAACTAATTCAGGTGTAAATCCTTCCGCAGTCATTGATCCACTCAATGGAAAATTATTGATTGCGACCCAGAACTCTAACAAGCTTGCTCTCTTTGTCCGATAG